In one window of Armatimonadota bacterium DNA:
- a CDS encoding TldD/PmbA family protein — MLGKDRALQLLEETLGHSSADQTEVVIMAEVVGVTRFANSMIHQNIAETAARASIRSVIGKRVGSAATNRVESGQLRATAERSAELARLQTENKEFVSLPKQQPISPVRAFSVATDASTPEARAAMVAEIVSMGKQENCAVSGVLSVESAELIVGNSLGIRAYHPATTVLLNVIVSDETSSGYAHWMGVDISRLDHKALAWTAIEKCILGRRSASIDPGEYEVILEPPAVADLLQFLAYLGFGANAVEEGRSFMCDRFGSRITGEQISIWDDGTDARGLPMPFDFEGVPKQRVDLIKDGVANAAVYDSYYANKEGKQSTGHALPAPNTYGPMPMNLFLGAGTASREEMIRATRSGLLVTRFHYTNIVQPKETVITGMTRDGTFLIENGKLGQPVKNLRFTQSILEALATTQLIGSEVVLADRCVVPAVKLGRFTFTS, encoded by the coding sequence ATGCTGGGAAAAGATCGCGCGCTGCAACTGCTGGAGGAGACCCTCGGCCATTCGTCCGCCGACCAGACCGAGGTCGTCATCATGGCGGAGGTCGTGGGCGTCACGCGCTTCGCCAACTCGATGATCCACCAGAACATCGCGGAGACTGCGGCGAGAGCGTCGATCCGGTCGGTAATCGGCAAGCGCGTCGGCTCCGCGGCCACGAATCGCGTCGAGTCGGGGCAGCTGCGCGCCACCGCCGAACGGTCGGCGGAACTCGCGCGGCTGCAGACCGAGAACAAGGAGTTCGTCTCTCTGCCGAAGCAGCAGCCGATATCACCGGTGCGCGCCTTCAGCGTCGCGACCGACGCCTCGACCCCCGAGGCGCGCGCCGCCATGGTCGCCGAAATCGTCTCCATGGGCAAGCAGGAGAACTGCGCCGTGTCCGGCGTGCTCTCGGTCGAATCGGCGGAACTCATCGTCGGCAATTCGCTCGGCATTCGCGCGTATCACCCCGCGACCACCGTCCTGCTCAACGTCATCGTGTCCGACGAGACGTCAAGCGGGTACGCGCATTGGATGGGCGTGGACATCTCCCGCCTCGATCACAAGGCGCTCGCGTGGACCGCGATCGAGAAGTGCATCCTCGGCCGCCGATCGGCGTCCATCGACCCCGGCGAGTACGAGGTCATCCTCGAGCCGCCGGCGGTCGCTGACTTGCTCCAGTTCCTGGCCTACCTCGGCTTCGGGGCGAACGCAGTGGAGGAGGGGCGCTCGTTCATGTGCGACCGCTTCGGCTCCCGCATCACGGGGGAACAGATCTCAATCTGGGACGACGGCACGGATGCGCGCGGCCTGCCCATGCCGTTCGATTTCGAGGGCGTGCCCAAGCAGCGGGTGGATCTGATCAAGGACGGCGTCGCCAACGCAGCGGTCTATGATTCGTACTACGCGAACAAAGAGGGCAAGCAGTCAACCGGCCACGCCTTGCCCGCGCCGAATACCTACGGCCCGATGCCGATGAATCTGTTTCTCGGCGCCGGCACCGCGTCGCGCGAGGAGATGATCCGCGCCACCCGCAGCGGGCTGCTCGTCACGCGCTTCCACTACACCAACATCGTCCAGCCCAAGGAAACCGTCATCACCGGCATGACGCGCGACGGGACGTTCCTGATCGAGAACGGCAAGCTGGGCCAGCCGGTGAAGAACCTGCGCTTCACCCAGAGCATCCTCGAGGCGCTGGCGACGACGCAGCTCATCGGCAGCGAGGTGGTGCTCGCCGACCGCTGCGTCGTCCCGGCAGTCAAGCTCGGGCGGTTCACCTTCACGAGCTGA
- a CDS encoding HD domain-containing protein, producing the protein MGTPRDSAAGDLPRGGVKDYAPDKARKQLLWLAFGLIAMLGVAFVVLVAYGEDSLAADYNELLLLIGLLAFLTCTVAYFADKERQHRIENRSLIQQLHDTAQALDARVTRLNKLCQTSTELTGQLDVERISELVVEALVGQVQADAASLVLLDKSGGQYLCAHSKGPLAELGSGNDMPMAIARAAADEGGPAMRSVEGSPDLAEQLETWAKVRASISAPVKVSEIVGGALAAMRADDFSTEDLNLLTTLANMASKAIESAELHEELRHSYFRTLHVLALSLAARDPYSAAHGEAVTWLACRLAKAMSLDGEAGEALRAYGPLHDLGKIGIADSVLLKQGPLTDEELEICRQHPVIGEQIIRPLNPGAAVLSMIRNHHERWDGGGYPDALNGEQIPMLARIVAVADAFHAMISHRPYRPGIVVFEAVQEIRSLASAQFDPAVVRAVVQLWESGEVAKFNMRPGDAADSVDLLDRSVSVPAPPPLTD; encoded by the coding sequence ATGGGGACCCCACGGGACTCCGCCGCCGGTGATCTCCCTCGTGGCGGGGTGAAAGACTACGCTCCCGACAAGGCGCGGAAGCAGCTGCTCTGGCTCGCGTTTGGATTGATCGCGATGCTCGGAGTAGCCTTCGTCGTCCTCGTCGCATATGGCGAGGATTCGCTCGCCGCCGACTACAACGAACTCCTGCTGCTGATCGGGCTCCTCGCCTTCCTGACCTGCACGGTCGCTTACTTCGCCGACAAAGAACGGCAGCACCGCATCGAGAACCGCAGCCTCATCCAGCAATTGCACGACACGGCACAAGCCCTCGATGCGCGCGTCACCCGCCTCAACAAGCTGTGCCAAACCAGCACGGAACTCACCGGGCAGCTCGACGTCGAGCGCATCTCCGAACTCGTCGTCGAGGCACTCGTGGGGCAGGTGCAGGCCGATGCTGCGTCCCTCGTCTTGCTCGACAAATCCGGCGGGCAGTATCTCTGCGCGCACAGCAAGGGCCCGCTCGCCGAGCTTGGCTCGGGTAACGATATGCCAATGGCTATCGCCAGAGCGGCCGCCGATGAGGGCGGCCCGGCCATGAGATCGGTGGAGGGTTCCCCGGATCTCGCCGAGCAGCTTGAGACGTGGGCCAAGGTTCGTGCGTCCATCTCCGCGCCGGTGAAGGTTTCCGAGATCGTGGGCGGCGCGCTCGCGGCAATGCGCGCGGATGACTTCAGCACCGAGGACCTCAACCTCCTGACCACTCTCGCGAACATGGCGAGCAAAGCCATCGAAAGCGCGGAACTGCACGAGGAACTCCGCCACTCCTACTTCAGAACCCTGCACGTGCTGGCGTTGTCCCTCGCCGCGCGCGATCCCTACAGTGCCGCGCACGGCGAGGCGGTCACCTGGCTGGCATGTCGCCTGGCCAAAGCCATGAGCCTCGACGGCGAGGCCGGCGAGGCGCTGCGGGCATACGGCCCGCTGCACGACCTCGGCAAGATCGGCATCGCCGATTCAGTCCTGCTCAAGCAAGGCCCGCTGACCGATGAGGAACTCGAGATCTGCCGTCAGCACCCCGTCATCGGCGAGCAGATCATCCGCCCGCTCAACCCAGGCGCCGCCGTCCTGTCCATGATTCGCAACCACCACGAGCGCTGGGACGGCGGCGGCTATCCGGACGCGCTGAACGGCGAACAGATCCCCATGCTGGCGCGCATCGTGGCGGTGGCCGACGCCTTCCACGCCATGATATCGCATCGGCCATATCGGCCGGGGATCGTCGTGTTCGAGGCGGTGCAGGAAATCAGGTCTCTCGCCTCCGCCCAGTTCGATCCGGCGGTCGTCCGCGCCGTGGTTCAGCTCTGGGAAAGCGGCGAAGTGGCGAAGTTCAACATGCGGCCGGGAGACGCGGCTGATTCCGTGGACCTCCTCGACCGCAGCGTGTCAGTCCCAGCACCGCCGCCACTGACTGACTAG
- a CDS encoding family 20 glycosylhydrolase — MQRYISSLLIAAAVTAAVAVAAPASALQNLFANPSFDVDEDADGLADGWIREIHTKEDAQGALAIDPTVRRDGAASQRIEHASDNAAWVRVSQQPIPARPGATYRFSAWLRGDCPVSIIVYEFRKSGLDYLSSTLFHETAPAEWEQRTATFSATPDADFFKVSLITAGKGTAWFDDASLVQIAEMPYLRVAHVATPPRIDGRLDDQAWHGAQAAADFMILGGQGELAPVATTAMAAFDDDALYVAFRCAEPDVSNLRLSASSIWGDDRVEVFLAREGTPGYTHLGVTPKGLKGQERVLDTRWNTSWYAPPSARPEMAEWQAAASVGESEWTAEMRVPFAALGGALRPAENWSANFCRTRLAGGEEEYSTWSYVPGDRFARLDRFGGLVLAMPPAGPPRMVRRDARWMPPLPIVIPRPVSLRWGEGLFRPGARTRIVIAHQSQRVGADMLAADLAGRFGLRARVIVSNRTPRRDAVQIRVAAAGAGNQPESYQLRVTPDLVTITGADDRGAFYGIQTLRQLLQADGAGQAFVRACEVLDRPSLPWRGWHRSSPSAADLDLYREVVDLLALLKFNTIVWEVDGNLRYASRPDIGPASAPTPKQLAALVAYAKERHFEVIPQLATFAHFGYVLGNPNYRHLAESQETTKGFRSLFNYCPSNPETYEVAFDLMDELIDVFQPSYFHIGHDEASFDDIGVCERCRDTDPWVLWARDINTLHAHLAERGIRTMMWGDQFLEEHNGDVPFYTARATDMVPKDIMICDWHYNANHDYDRTLGYFAEHGFETLGSPWFDLRNVYDFAGAVEQQRALGFLGTTWSGVRGAVERLPHISAAWMIGADNAWSTGRPPLEDIAYDPIPTFNGLLRLPQSRRGDRFEVVDIAPYCNESLAGSDRGEGWMGDGADYDLRALRAGVEWIGGCPFLILPHDSPADRSCVMLCDETERGKYYPNAVRAITVGRRADALMFLHTSAVPAQRMRHLYDRQGVNPTDVGHYIVRYADGGEERIPLVYQSTIADFNSQVGFVQARALWRGRTASGALATLGVLRWDNPRPEVEIESLDFVSAERQVRPALLAVTLAPAGK; from the coding sequence ATGCAGCGCTACATCTCGTCCCTGCTCATTGCGGCGGCGGTCACGGCGGCGGTCGCTGTTGCAGCGCCCGCCTCAGCCCTCCAGAATCTGTTTGCCAATCCATCGTTTGACGTTGACGAGGACGCAGACGGCCTGGCCGACGGCTGGATTCGCGAAATCCACACCAAGGAGGACGCGCAGGGCGCCCTCGCCATTGACCCGACCGTCCGCCGCGACGGCGCCGCGAGCCAGCGCATCGAACATGCCTCCGACAACGCCGCGTGGGTGCGCGTGAGCCAGCAGCCGATCCCGGCGCGGCCCGGCGCGACGTATCGCTTCAGCGCTTGGCTGCGCGGCGACTGCCCGGTCAGCATCATCGTTTACGAGTTCCGCAAGAGCGGGCTCGACTATCTCAGCAGCACGCTGTTTCACGAGACAGCGCCCGCGGAGTGGGAGCAGCGCACCGCGACGTTCAGCGCCACGCCCGACGCGGACTTCTTCAAGGTGTCGCTCATCACTGCGGGCAAAGGCACGGCGTGGTTCGATGACGCGTCGCTGGTGCAGATCGCCGAGATGCCATACCTGCGGGTGGCGCACGTCGCGACACCACCGCGGATTGACGGCCGCCTTGACGATCAGGCATGGCACGGGGCGCAGGCCGCCGCCGATTTCATGATCCTCGGCGGACAAGGGGAACTCGCGCCGGTCGCGACGACCGCGATGGCGGCGTTCGACGACGACGCGCTCTACGTCGCCTTCAGGTGCGCGGAACCCGACGTCTCGAACCTCAGGCTCAGCGCATCATCCATCTGGGGCGACGATCGCGTCGAGGTCTTCTTGGCGCGTGAGGGCACGCCTGGGTACACCCACCTCGGCGTCACGCCCAAGGGCCTCAAGGGCCAGGAACGCGTGCTCGACACGCGGTGGAACACGTCGTGGTATGCGCCGCCGAGCGCGCGCCCGGAAATGGCCGAGTGGCAGGCAGCGGCATCAGTCGGGGAGAGCGAGTGGACGGCGGAGATGCGCGTGCCCTTCGCGGCGCTGGGCGGGGCGCTGCGGCCCGCCGAGAATTGGAGCGCCAACTTCTGCCGCACGCGATTGGCCGGGGGCGAGGAGGAATACTCCACGTGGTCCTATGTTCCCGGCGATCGCTTCGCGCGGCTGGATCGCTTCGGCGGCCTGGTGTTGGCCATGCCGCCGGCCGGGCCGCCGCGCATGGTGCGGCGCGATGCTCGCTGGATGCCGCCCCTACCCATCGTGATCCCCCGACCGGTCAGCCTGCGCTGGGGCGAGGGCCTCTTCCGGCCGGGAGCGAGGACGCGCATCGTCATCGCGCATCAATCCCAGCGCGTCGGCGCGGACATGCTCGCCGCGGATCTCGCCGGGCGCTTCGGCCTTCGTGCGCGCGTCATCGTCTCCAACCGCACGCCGCGCCGCGACGCCGTTCAGATCCGGGTCGCTGCCGCCGGCGCCGGCAACCAACCGGAGTCCTATCAGCTTCGCGTGACGCCCGACCTGGTGACCATCACCGGCGCCGATGATCGCGGCGCGTTCTACGGCATCCAGACGCTGCGTCAACTGCTCCAGGCCGACGGCGCGGGCCAGGCCTTCGTCCGCGCCTGCGAGGTCTTGGATCGCCCGTCATTGCCCTGGCGCGGATGGCACAGGTCCTCGCCCTCCGCCGCCGATCTCGACCTGTACCGCGAGGTCGTGGACCTGCTCGCCCTGCTCAAGTTCAACACCATCGTCTGGGAGGTGGACGGCAATCTCCGGTACGCGAGCCGCCCGGACATCGGCCCCGCCAGCGCTCCCACGCCCAAGCAGCTCGCGGCGCTCGTCGCGTATGCGAAGGAGCGCCACTTCGAGGTCATCCCGCAGCTCGCCACGTTCGCGCATTTCGGCTACGTGCTGGGCAACCCCAACTACCGGCACCTCGCGGAGAGCCAGGAGACGACCAAGGGCTTCCGCAGCCTGTTCAACTACTGCCCGTCGAACCCGGAGACCTACGAGGTCGCCTTCGATCTCATGGACGAGCTGATCGACGTCTTCCAGCCCAGCTACTTCCATATCGGCCACGACGAGGCGAGCTTCGACGACATCGGCGTCTGCGAGCGCTGCCGCGATACCGACCCGTGGGTGCTCTGGGCGCGCGACATCAACACGCTTCACGCACATCTCGCCGAGCGCGGCATCCGCACCATGATGTGGGGCGACCAGTTCCTCGAGGAGCACAACGGCGACGTCCCGTTTTACACCGCCCGCGCCACCGACATGGTGCCCAAGGACATCATGATCTGCGACTGGCATTACAACGCGAATCACGACTACGACCGGACGCTCGGCTACTTCGCCGAGCACGGCTTCGAGACACTCGGCTCGCCGTGGTTCGACCTCAGAAACGTCTACGATTTCGCGGGCGCGGTCGAGCAGCAGCGCGCGCTCGGCTTCCTCGGCACGACGTGGTCGGGCGTGCGCGGGGCGGTGGAGCGCCTGCCTCACATCTCGGCGGCGTGGATGATCGGCGCGGACAACGCGTGGTCAACCGGGCGGCCGCCGCTCGAGGACATCGCCTATGACCCGATACCGACGTTCAACGGCCTGCTGCGACTGCCGCAAAGCCGGCGGGGTGACCGGTTCGAAGTCGTTGATATCGCGCCGTACTGCAACGAGAGCCTGGCTGGCTCCGACCGGGGCGAAGGCTGGATGGGCGATGGCGCGGATTACGACCTGCGCGCGCTGCGAGCTGGTGTCGAGTGGATCGGGGGTTGCCCGTTCCTCATCCTGCCGCACGATAGTCCCGCGGATCGCTCGTGCGTCATGCTCTGCGATGAAACCGAACGCGGCAAGTACTATCCGAACGCGGTGCGCGCGATCACCGTGGGCCGGCGGGCGGACGCCCTGATGTTCCTGCACACCTCCGCGGTTCCCGCGCAGCGGATGCGGCATCTCTACGACCGCCAGGGCGTGAACCCGACCGATGTCGGGCACTACATCGTGCGCTATGCGGACGGCGGCGAGGAGAGGATTCCGCTGGTCTATCAGAGCACGATTGCCGATTTCAACTCCCAGGTCGGCTTCGTGCAAGCGCGGGCGCTGTGGCGGGGGCGAACGGCTTCCGGCGCGCTGGCGACGCTGGGCGTCCTGCGCTGGGACAACCCGCGCCCTGAGGTCGAGATCGAGTCCCTCGACTTCGTGTCCGCCGAACGCCAGGTGCGCCCAGCCCTGCTGGCGGTGACGCTCGCGCCGGCGGGGAAGTAG
- a CDS encoding fused MFS/spermidine synthase: AGTLGTAFYLIPWIGTRAILYLLGGLLILSALIAAAGPRLPRIIAAAIACFVVLQASPPGCAEQRVLLERDSPYHRLFVTEDQNYRWLRADNWCHTQMQRRDPHGRGLSYTDYTDIAFLFNPKIRSVLVIGLGGGTIPKRFVRDYPQVKVDAVEIDPDVIKIAARYFDVHPGPRLAIHQSDGRMFLRRSKQSWDLIVLDAYYAETAPFFLATREFFEIARRRLTPGGVMVNNVIGATRGPTSRFFRSVYRTMKETFPQVHAFQVPDTGFRSMNIEVFALNSKDPIGLETLRTRAAAMQGSAIKDDELTLRLKNYVGHVVPIGDVPTLTDDYAPVDGLIHFR, from the coding sequence GCGGGCACGCTCGGCACCGCCTTCTACTTGATACCGTGGATCGGAACTCGCGCCATACTCTACCTGCTGGGTGGCCTGCTGATTCTGAGCGCCCTGATTGCAGCCGCCGGGCCCAGGCTCCCGCGGATCATCGCCGCTGCGATCGCGTGCTTCGTCGTGCTGCAAGCATCCCCTCCCGGATGTGCCGAGCAGCGCGTACTCCTGGAGCGGGACAGCCCGTACCATCGGCTTTTCGTAACCGAGGATCAGAACTACCGGTGGCTGCGGGCGGATAATTGGTGCCACACCCAGATGCAACGCCGCGATCCGCACGGGCGCGGGCTGTCCTATACCGACTACACCGATATCGCCTTCCTGTTCAACCCGAAGATACGCAGCGTGCTCGTGATCGGGCTCGGCGGAGGGACGATCCCCAAGCGCTTTGTCAGGGACTATCCGCAGGTCAAGGTGGACGCAGTCGAGATCGATCCTGACGTAATTAAGATTGCCGCCCGCTACTTCGACGTTCATCCTGGCCCCCGGCTCGCCATCCACCAGTCCGATGGCCGCATGTTCCTGCGGCGCAGCAAGCAGAGCTGGGACCTGATCGTCCTCGACGCGTACTACGCGGAGACCGCGCCCTTCTTCCTTGCCACGCGGGAGTTCTTCGAGATCGCGCGCCGCCGTCTGACTCCCGGCGGCGTGATGGTGAATAACGTCATCGGGGCAACCAGGGGACCGACCAGCCGGTTCTTCCGCTCTGTCTACCGGACGATGAAGGAGACGTTTCCCCAAGTGCATGCGTTCCAAGTGCCGGACACAGGATTTCGCTCGATGAACATCGAGGTCTTCGCGCTGAACTCGAAAGACCCGATCGGTCTGGAAACCTTGCGGACGCGTGCCGCGGCAATGCAGGGAAGCGCAATCAAGGACGATGAACTGACCCTACGGCTGAAGAATTACGTAGGGCATGTAGTCCCCATCGGCGACGTGCCCACGCTCACAGATGACTATGCCCCGGTCGACGGGCTGATTCATTTCAGGTAG
- a CDS encoding glutamate mutase L, which yields ENLRPVLERENLEPAREAIHQLFLEHVMAQAPGYDKLLGWTNAPVMATPAAVGEMVKIAAAMESLNVFAVDIGGATTDVFSVFGGQFNRTVSANLGMSYSVSNVIAEAGIEGIARWMPFAVDEGDLRNRLRNKMIRPTTIPHTVEDLLIEQAVAREALRLAFAQHRQLAVGLRGVQRTRSVGEVFSQDSGGDSLVNMMSLGLIIGSGGVLSHAPRREQAALMMIDAFLPEGVTELAVDSIFMMPQLGVLAQVMPEVAHEVFRRDCLIPLGTVVAPVGTSKPGADAVSLSGPQGDSTVKSGEIRVLPLGAGEEAQITIQPARGLDVGAGGGKPLTARVRGGVVGIIIDARGRPLQIPSTERADMMRRWLRETGADPEIPRRAGTEEQ from the coding sequence GAGAACCTGCGCCCCGTCCTCGAACGCGAGAACCTCGAACCCGCTCGCGAGGCGATCCACCAGTTGTTCCTCGAACACGTTATGGCCCAGGCCCCCGGCTATGACAAACTCCTCGGTTGGACCAACGCGCCCGTCATGGCCACCCCTGCAGCCGTCGGCGAGATGGTGAAGATTGCCGCAGCGATGGAGAGCCTCAATGTTTTCGCCGTTGACATCGGCGGCGCGACGACGGATGTCTTCTCGGTCTTCGGTGGTCAGTTCAACCGCACCGTGAGCGCCAACCTCGGGATGAGCTACAGCGTTTCCAACGTCATCGCCGAGGCGGGCATCGAGGGGATCGCGCGCTGGATGCCGTTTGCGGTGGACGAAGGGGATCTGCGCAACCGCTTGCGCAACAAGATGATCCGCCCGACCACCATCCCGCACACTGTTGAGGATCTGCTGATCGAGCAGGCGGTGGCGCGGGAGGCGCTGCGACTGGCCTTCGCCCAGCATCGCCAACTCGCGGTCGGGCTCAGGGGCGTGCAGCGGACGCGCAGCGTCGGCGAGGTCTTCTCTCAGGACAGCGGCGGCGACAGCCTCGTCAACATGATGAGCTTGGGCCTCATCATCGGCAGTGGCGGCGTCCTCTCTCACGCGCCCCGGCGAGAGCAGGCGGCGCTGATGATGATTGACGCGTTTCTCCCCGAGGGCGTCACCGAACTGGCCGTGGACAGCATCTTTATGATGCCTCAGCTCGGCGTTCTCGCGCAGGTCATGCCCGAGGTCGCGCACGAAGTCTTCCGCCGCGATTGCTTGATACCCCTGGGCACCGTCGTCGCCCCGGTCGGGACGTCTAAACCCGGAGCCGACGCGGTGTCCCTCAGCGGCCCGCAGGGCGACTCGACCGTGAAGTCCGGGGAAATCCGCGTGCTGCCGCTGGGAGCAGGGGAGGAGGCGCAGATTACGATCCAACCCGCGCGCGGCCTCGACGTCGGTGCGGGCGGCGGAAAGCCGCTGACCGCGCGGGTGCGCGGAGGCGTAGTCGGGATCATCATTGATGCGCGCGGCCGGCCTCTGCAAATCCCGTCCACAGAACGCGCGGACATGATGCGCCGGTGGCTGCGGGAGACAGGAGCCGACCCGGAGATCCCGCGCCGCGCCGGCACGGAGGAGCAGTAG
- a CDS encoding TldD/PmbA family protein, with the protein MNDLARFAVDRAIRAGASYADCRVAKRRRESVHVKNSVVDALESSEELAAGVRVIANGGWGFAATADLERGSIERTAELAVRIAKASASVSGEQPAALDPRKPVRDSWESQFEIDPFDVPLEDKISLLLDADRTLRQHKEISVSSGNLAFYDEEKDFASSEGDDIHQRKIESGGLISATAVDGERVQERSYPSSLDGFHAAGGWEVVEGMDLKGGAEVIGPQAVSLLSAPPCPRERLPIIIDSSQMALQIHESCGHPTELDRVFGTEASYAGTSFLTPDKLGGLRYGSSLVNITADATIPGALGTFGWDDEGVPAQRTYLVKEGVFCGYLSSRETAPRVGLHSSGTMRADGANRLPLIRMTNINLEAGDWDLEEMIKDTKRGLFLQTTKSWSIDDLRLNFQFATEIAWEIKDGSLGGIIRDATYQGITPEFWGSCNAVGNEESWRMWGVTNCAKGEPVQLMHVGHGAPPTRFGGVRVGMVEK; encoded by the coding sequence GTGAACGATCTGGCAAGATTCGCAGTTGACCGCGCGATTCGCGCCGGCGCGTCGTACGCCGACTGCCGCGTTGCAAAGCGGCGCCGCGAATCGGTACACGTGAAGAACAGCGTCGTGGACGCCCTGGAGAGTTCCGAGGAACTCGCGGCGGGCGTTCGCGTCATCGCCAACGGCGGGTGGGGCTTCGCCGCCACCGCGGATCTCGAGCGCGGCAGCATCGAGCGCACGGCGGAGCTGGCGGTGCGCATCGCCAAGGCCTCGGCGTCCGTGTCCGGCGAGCAGCCCGCGGCCCTCGACCCCCGCAAGCCGGTGCGCGACTCCTGGGAATCGCAGTTCGAAATTGACCCGTTCGACGTGCCCCTCGAGGACAAGATCAGTCTGCTCCTCGACGCCGACCGCACCCTGCGCCAGCACAAGGAGATCAGCGTTTCCTCCGGCAACCTTGCGTTCTACGACGAGGAGAAGGACTTCGCGAGTTCCGAGGGCGACGACATTCACCAGCGCAAGATCGAGTCGGGAGGACTCATCAGCGCGACCGCGGTTGACGGCGAGCGCGTGCAGGAACGCTCCTATCCGTCCTCTCTCGACGGCTTCCACGCCGCGGGCGGGTGGGAGGTCGTTGAAGGCATGGATCTCAAGGGCGGCGCCGAGGTCATCGGGCCGCAGGCGGTGAGCCTGCTGTCCGCTCCGCCGTGCCCCCGCGAGCGCCTGCCGATCATCATTGACAGCTCGCAGATGGCGTTGCAGATCCACGAGTCGTGCGGGCATCCGACGGAACTCGATCGCGTGTTCGGCACCGAGGCGAGCTACGCCGGCACGTCGTTCCTCACCCCGGACAAGCTCGGCGGCCTCCGCTACGGTTCGAGCCTGGTCAACATCACCGCTGACGCGACCATCCCGGGCGCGCTGGGCACCTTCGGCTGGGACGACGAAGGCGTCCCCGCGCAGCGCACCTATCTGGTCAAGGAGGGCGTGTTCTGCGGCTACCTCAGCTCGCGCGAGACCGCGCCGCGCGTCGGGCTGCACAGCTCTGGCACGATGCGCGCGGATGGCGCCAACCGCCTGCCCCTGATTCGCATGACCAACATCAACCTCGAAGCGGGCGACTGGGACCTCGAGGAGATGATCAAGGACACCAAGCGCGGGCTGTTCTTGCAGACCACCAAGAGCTGGTCGATTGACGACCTGCGCCTCAACTTCCAGTTCGCGACGGAGATCGCGTGGGAGATCAAGGACGGATCGCTCGGCGGCATCATCCGCGACGCCACGTATCAGGGCATCACCCCCGAGTTCTGGGGCTCGTGCAACGCAGTGGGCAACGAGGAATCCTGGCGCATGTGGGGCGTCACGAACTGCGCCAAGGGCGAACCGGTGCAGCTCATGCACGTCGGCCACGGGGCGCCGCCGACACGCTTCGGCGGCGTGCGCGTGGGCATGGTGGAGAAGTAG
- a CDS encoding LysE family transporter, with product MAKPARWPLLALLVYAFGTGFSGALMPGPLLSVTVADAARNGFWAGPLLMVGHGLLELAVIIALAVGLGVALRNRYVFAALGLIGGGVMVWMAWGMLAPLDPAQLSFLGAPGASVEGQPWRLGVAAWEAARGLLTSLSNPYWTLWWATLGMALIARAKQYGAAGLGTLFVGHISSDVVWYCLVALGIAYGRAFLSPLTYRWLVGACGVFLIGLAAYFIYSGAHSLVRPPVKQEQDA from the coding sequence ATGGCTAAGCCGGCCCGCTGGCCGCTGTTGGCGCTGCTGGTGTACGCGTTCGGCACGGGATTCTCCGGCGCGCTCATGCCGGGGCCGCTCCTGTCGGTGACCGTCGCTGATGCGGCGCGCAATGGCTTCTGGGCCGGGCCGCTGCTCATGGTCGGCCACGGGCTGCTCGAGTTGGCGGTCATCATCGCGCTCGCCGTCGGCCTGGGCGTGGCGCTGCGCAACCGCTACGTGTTCGCGGCGCTTGGACTGATCGGCGGCGGCGTCATGGTATGGATGGCGTGGGGCATGCTCGCGCCGCTCGACCCCGCGCAGCTTTCCTTCCTCGGCGCGCCCGGCGCGTCGGTCGAAGGTCAGCCGTGGCGGCTCGGCGTCGCCGCATGGGAGGCGGCACGGGGACTGCTGACCAGCCTGTCGAATCCATACTGGACCTTGTGGTGGGCGACGCTCGGCATGGCGCTCATCGCGCGCGCCAAGCAATACGGCGCCGCCGGCCTGGGCACGCTCTTCGTCGGCCACATCAGTTCCGACGTCGTATGGTACTGCCTGGTCGCGTTGGGCATCGCCTACGGTCGGGCGTTCCTATCGCCGCTCACCTACCGGTGGCTGGTTGGGGCGTGCGGCGTGTTCCTGATTGGGCTGGCCGCGTACTTCATCTACTCCGGCGCGCACAGCCTGGTGCGCCCGCCGGTGAAGCAGGAGCAGGATGCCTGA